In Trifolium pratense cultivar HEN17-A07 linkage group LG7, ARS_RC_1.1, whole genome shotgun sequence, a genomic segment contains:
- the LOC123896717 gene encoding serine/threonine-protein kinase STY46-like: protein MKYEPDHLTIPNDGTDVWEIDPKHLKYGTQVASASYGELFKGTYCSQEVAIKVLKAKLEGNFYKIQIGFSCVVIFKKYAYTNLLMELAERFDTRMPCNSWEHVVKLADFGVARVKTQSGVMTAETGTYHWMAPERNIYVTIALNGFQGLRPTIPKSTNAKFVQILQRSWQQDPTLRPDFSEIIEILQQLAKERDGKGVEFYRLHLKKKKA from the exons ATGAAATATGAACCGGATCATTTGACAATTCCAAATGATGGGACAGATGTTTGGGAAATAGATCCTAAACATTTGAAATACGGAACTCAAGTTGCATCTGCGTCATACGGTGAACT ATTTAAAGGTACATATTGTAGCCAGGAAGTAGCCATCAAAGTTCTCAAGGCTAAGCTT gagggaaatttttacaaaattcaaattGGTTTTAGTTGTGTTGTCATTTTTAAAAAGTATGCATATACAAACTTGCTGATGGAACTTGCAGAAAGGTTCGACACAAGAATGCCGTGCAATTCATGGGAGCAT GTTGTAAAGCTCGCTGATTTTGGGGTTGCTAGAGTGAAAACTCAATCCGGAGTTATGACAGCAGAAACTGGGACATATCATTGGATGGCGCCTGAG AGAAATATTTATGTTACCATAGCTTTAAATGGATTTCAAGGTTTACGGCCCACCATCCCCAAGAGCACTAATGcaaagtttgttcaaattcttcAGAGGTCTTGGCAGCAAGATCCAACTTTAAGACCCGATTTCTCTGAAATCATCGAGATCCTGCAGCAGTTGGCTAAGGAG AGGGATGGGAAAGGGGTTGAGTTTTATAGGTTGcatttgaagaaaaagaaagcttGA
- the LOC123899889 gene encoding probable protein arginine N-methyltransferase 6.1 isoform X3 — translation MENEGNNDGSENPVAITGSGIDTDGGESLQIGSEIDTNGGESEEKQIGSEIDTNYGGESQQIGSEIDTNAGESKEEQIGSEIDGGEREEVQTVSETDADFRKMFGISIPRQNIVVENEEAKADIIRRRRKDCDKGFFSNYDDVTVHRNMIQDTHRMEAYNSAVLFYKDRIEGKVIVDVGCGTGILSIFCAKAGARKVYAIEASQMALHAKSIIEANGLSHIINVLHTTVEDATIAEEVDVIISEWMGHMLFQENMLPSVISARDRWLAVGGLVLPTSATLYMAPFSDSQRYHQKIGFWSDVDGIDMSVLIPPTTSVVCRFPSVETVEHDCLLAEPHQVIMVDMYSITSSDVDLITTSFRFHSRRSALLHGFVLWFVADFSDEAVHHDERDSIEVESAPALSTAPDAPSTHWEQTLLNCPDPLHVEEDQVIEGILTIKIDESDHRLLRICLNYGRTGW, via the exons ATGGAAAACGAAGGTAACAACGATGGCAGTGAAAATCCAGTTGCAATCACCGGAAGTGGAATCGATACCGACGGCGGTGAAAGTTTGCAGATCGGAAGTGAAATCGATACCAACGGCGGTGAAAGTGAAGAAAAACAGATCGGAAGTGAAATCGATACCAACTACGGCGGTGAAAGTCAGCAGATCGGAAGTGAAATCGATACCAACGCCGGTGAAAGTAAGGAAGAACAGATCGGAAGTGAAATCGACGGCGGTGAACGTGAGGAAGTACAGACCGTAAGTGAAACCGATGCCGACTTCCGCAAGATGTTTGGAATTTCTATTCCTCGTCAAAACATCGTCGTCGAGAATGAAGAAGCAAAGGCTGATATCATTCGTCGTCGTCGTAAGGACTGCGACAAAGGATTCTTCTCAAACTATGACGATGTCACTGTGCATCGGAATATGATACAG GACACTCATCGGATGGAGGCCTATAACTCGGCAGTGCTTTTTTATAAGGATCGCATAGAAGGGAAA GTTATTGTTGATGTTGGCTGCGGCACTGGTATTTTATCCATTTTCTGTGCAAAGGCTGGAGCTAGGAAG GTTTACGCCATTGAGGCGTCTCAGATGGCTTTACATGCTAAGAGCATTATAGAGGCCAACGGATTATCGCATATCATAAATGTGCTGCATACTACCGTTGAG GATGCAACAATAGCTGAGGAAGTTGATGTCATCATATCTGAGTGGATGGGCCACATGCTCTTCCAAGAG AACATGCTCCCGTCGGTCATTTCAGCCAGAGATCGTTGGCTTGCAGTTGGAGGATTAGTGCTTCCTACCTCTGCAACG TTGTATATGGCTCCTTTTTCTGATTCCCAGAGATATCACCAGAAGATTGGCTTCTGGTCTGATGTTGATGGCATAGATA TGTCTGTTTTAATTCCACCGACCACGTCTGTTGTTTGTCGATTTCCATCAGTAGAGACAGTTGAGCATGACTGTCTTTTGGCAGAGCCTCATCAG GTGATAATGGTCGACATGTATTCCATTACCAGTTCTGATGTTGATCTTATCACCACATCATTTAGGTTCCATTCACGGAGGAGCG CACTACTACACGGTTTCGTGCTATGGTTCGTAGCTGATTTTTCTGATGAGGCCGTTCATCATGATGAACGGGATTCTATAGAGGTTGAGTCTGCTCCAGCACTATCTACCGCTCCTGATGCACCCTCGACACACTGGGAGCAG ACTTTGTTAAACTGTCCTGATCCACTCCATGTAGAAGAAGATCAGGTGATCGAAGGAATTTTAACTATAAAAATTGACGAATCCGATCACCGACTTCTCAGAATTTGTCTGAATTATGG GAGAACAGGTTGGTAA
- the LOC123899891 gene encoding DExH-box ATP-dependent RNA helicase DExH9-like isoform X3: protein MSLRNGQCVIYTSPIKALSNQKYREFKEEFSDVGLMTGDVTIDPNASCLVMTTEIWRSMQYKGSEVTREVAWIIFDEVHYMRDRERGVVWEESIVMSPKNARFVFLSATVPNAKEFADWVAKVHQQPCHIVYTDYRPTPLQHYIFPSGSEGMYLVVDEKGKFREDSFQKALNALVPAADGDRKNENAKWQKGLVLGKAAEESDIFKMVKMIIQRQYDPVILFSFSKRECEFLAMQMAKMDLNGDIEKDNIEKIFWCAMDMLSDDDKKLPQFYKFCKSSLNLQRLIMVCVCGTYY from the exons ATGTCGCTTCGAAATGGACAATGTGTTATCTACACTTCACCTATTAAGGCACTTAGTAATCAAAAGTATAGAGAATTTAAAGAAGAGTTTTCTGATGTTGGTTTGATGACTGGTGACGTTACCATTGATCCCAATGCTTCTTGCTTG gtcaTGACTACAGAAATTTGGCGTAGTATGCAATACAAAGGGTCTGAGGTCACCAGGGAGGTGGCTTGGATAATTTTTGATGAGGTGCATTATATGCGTGATCGCGAAAGGGGTGTGGTTTGGGAAGAGAGCATTGTTATGTCGCCAAAGAATGCCCGTTTTGTCTTCCTCTCTGCCACTGTCCCCAATGCCAAGGAATTTGCTGATTGGGTGGCAAAG GTGCACCAACAGCCTTGTCATATTGTTTATACGGATTACCGGCCAACTCCCCTTCAACATTATATTTTTCCTTCCGGAAGTGAGGGTATGTACTTGGTTGTAGATGAAAAGGGAAAATTTCGCGAAGACAGCTTTCAGAAAGCTTTGAATGCTCTTGTTCCTGCTGCTGATGGTGATAGGAAAAATGAAAATGCCAAGTGGCAAAAAGGTTTGGTGCTGGGCAAGGCTGCTGAAGAAAGTGACATATTCAAGATGGTGAAAATGATCATCCAACGTCAATACGATCCCGTGATACTGTTCAGCTTTAGCAAGAGGGAGTGTGAGTTTCTTGCAATGCAG ATGGCAAAAATGGATCTTAATGGGGATATAGAGAAGGACAAcatagaaaaaatattttggtgTGCTATGGATATGCTTTCAGATGATGATAAGAAGTTGCCTCAG TTTTACAAGTTTTGCAAGAGTTCATTGAATCTGCAACGGTTGATCATGGTCTGTGTTTGTGGCACATATTATTAG
- the LOC123899889 gene encoding probable protein arginine N-methyltransferase 6.1 isoform X1 — translation MENEGNNDGSENPVAITGSGIDTDGGESLQIGSEIDTNGGESEEKQIGSEIDTNYGGESQQIGSEIDTNAGESKEEQIGSEIDGGEREEVQTVSETDADFRKMFGISIPRQNIVVENEEAKADIIRRRRKDCDKGFFSNYDDVTVHRNMIQDTHRMEAYNSAVLFYKDRIEGKVSFKICLLLKTFNIYFCLIFSLFVQVIVDVGCGTGILSIFCAKAGARKVYAIEASQMALHAKSIIEANGLSHIINVLHTTVEDATIAEEVDVIISEWMGHMLFQENMLPSVISARDRWLAVGGLVLPTSATLYMAPFSDSQRYHQKIGFWSDVDGIDMSVLIPPTTSVVCRFPSVETVEHDCLLAEPHQVIMVDMYSITSSDVDLITTSFRFHSRRSALLHGFVLWFVADFSDEAVHHDERDSIEVESAPALSTAPDAPSTHWEQTLLNCPDPLHVEEDQVIEGILTIKIDESDHRLLRICLNYGLDGELIELETQF, via the exons ATGGAAAACGAAGGTAACAACGATGGCAGTGAAAATCCAGTTGCAATCACCGGAAGTGGAATCGATACCGACGGCGGTGAAAGTTTGCAGATCGGAAGTGAAATCGATACCAACGGCGGTGAAAGTGAAGAAAAACAGATCGGAAGTGAAATCGATACCAACTACGGCGGTGAAAGTCAGCAGATCGGAAGTGAAATCGATACCAACGCCGGTGAAAGTAAGGAAGAACAGATCGGAAGTGAAATCGACGGCGGTGAACGTGAGGAAGTACAGACCGTAAGTGAAACCGATGCCGACTTCCGCAAGATGTTTGGAATTTCTATTCCTCGTCAAAACATCGTCGTCGAGAATGAAGAAGCAAAGGCTGATATCATTCGTCGTCGTCGTAAGGACTGCGACAAAGGATTCTTCTCAAACTATGACGATGTCACTGTGCATCGGAATATGATACAG GACACTCATCGGATGGAGGCCTATAACTCGGCAGTGCTTTTTTATAAGGATCGCATAGAAGGGAAAGTAAGTTTCAAAATATGCTTGTTGCTAAaaacttttaatatttatttttgtctcattttttctctttttgttcAGGTTATTGTTGATGTTGGCTGCGGCACTGGTATTTTATCCATTTTCTGTGCAAAGGCTGGAGCTAGGAAG GTTTACGCCATTGAGGCGTCTCAGATGGCTTTACATGCTAAGAGCATTATAGAGGCCAACGGATTATCGCATATCATAAATGTGCTGCATACTACCGTTGAG GATGCAACAATAGCTGAGGAAGTTGATGTCATCATATCTGAGTGGATGGGCCACATGCTCTTCCAAGAG AACATGCTCCCGTCGGTCATTTCAGCCAGAGATCGTTGGCTTGCAGTTGGAGGATTAGTGCTTCCTACCTCTGCAACG TTGTATATGGCTCCTTTTTCTGATTCCCAGAGATATCACCAGAAGATTGGCTTCTGGTCTGATGTTGATGGCATAGATA TGTCTGTTTTAATTCCACCGACCACGTCTGTTGTTTGTCGATTTCCATCAGTAGAGACAGTTGAGCATGACTGTCTTTTGGCAGAGCCTCATCAG GTGATAATGGTCGACATGTATTCCATTACCAGTTCTGATGTTGATCTTATCACCACATCATTTAGGTTCCATTCACGGAGGAGCG CACTACTACACGGTTTCGTGCTATGGTTCGTAGCTGATTTTTCTGATGAGGCCGTTCATCATGATGAACGGGATTCTATAGAGGTTGAGTCTGCTCCAGCACTATCTACCGCTCCTGATGCACCCTCGACACACTGGGAGCAG ACTTTGTTAAACTGTCCTGATCCACTCCATGTAGAAGAAGATCAGGTGATCGAAGGAATTTTAACTATAAAAATTGACGAATCCGATCACCGACTTCTCAGAATTTGTCTGAATTATGG GTTGGATGGTGAATTGATTGAGCTTGAGACACAATTCTGA
- the LOC123899891 gene encoding DExH-box ATP-dependent RNA helicase DExH9-like isoform X2 translates to MVSAHTSAGKTVVALYAIAMSLRNGQCVIYTSPIKALSNQKYREFKEEFSDVGLMTGDVTIDPNASCLVMTTEIWRSMQYKGSEVTREVAWIIFDEVHYMRDRERGVVWEESIVMSPKNARFVFLSATVPNAKEFADWVAKVHQQPCHIVYTDYRPTPLQHYIFPSGSEGMYLVVDEKGKFREDSFQKALNALVPAADGDRKNENAKWQKGLVLGKAAEESDIFKMVKMIIQRQYDPVILFSFSKRECEFLAMQMAKMDLNGDIEKDNIEKIFWCAMDMLSDDDKKLPQELARTIVTMYSEFMLERNRWS, encoded by the exons atg GTGTCTGCACATACATCTGCTGGGAAAACTGTTGTGGCGTTATATGCAATTGCTATGTCGCTTCGAAATGGACAATGTGTTATCTACACTTCACCTATTAAGGCACTTAGTAATCAAAAGTATAGAGAATTTAAAGAAGAGTTTTCTGATGTTGGTTTGATGACTGGTGACGTTACCATTGATCCCAATGCTTCTTGCTTG gtcaTGACTACAGAAATTTGGCGTAGTATGCAATACAAAGGGTCTGAGGTCACCAGGGAGGTGGCTTGGATAATTTTTGATGAGGTGCATTATATGCGTGATCGCGAAAGGGGTGTGGTTTGGGAAGAGAGCATTGTTATGTCGCCAAAGAATGCCCGTTTTGTCTTCCTCTCTGCCACTGTCCCCAATGCCAAGGAATTTGCTGATTGGGTGGCAAAG GTGCACCAACAGCCTTGTCATATTGTTTATACGGATTACCGGCCAACTCCCCTTCAACATTATATTTTTCCTTCCGGAAGTGAGGGTATGTACTTGGTTGTAGATGAAAAGGGAAAATTTCGCGAAGACAGCTTTCAGAAAGCTTTGAATGCTCTTGTTCCTGCTGCTGATGGTGATAGGAAAAATGAAAATGCCAAGTGGCAAAAAGGTTTGGTGCTGGGCAAGGCTGCTGAAGAAAGTGACATATTCAAGATGGTGAAAATGATCATCCAACGTCAATACGATCCCGTGATACTGTTCAGCTTTAGCAAGAGGGAGTGTGAGTTTCTTGCAATGCAG ATGGCAAAAATGGATCTTAATGGGGATATAGAGAAGGACAAcatagaaaaaatattttggtgTGCTATGGATATGCTTTCAGATGATGATAAGAAGTTGCCTCAG GAGCTTGCAAGAACCATCGTAACTATGTACTCGGAATTTATGCTGGAGAGAAACCGATGGAGCTAG
- the LOC123899889 gene encoding probable protein arginine N-methyltransferase 6.1 isoform X2, whose product MENEGNNDGSENPVAITGSGIDTDGGESLQIGSEIDTNGGESEEKQIGSEIDTNYGGESQQIGSEIDTNAGESKEEQIGSEIDGGEREEVQTVSETDADFRKMFGISIPRQNIVVENEEAKADIIRRRRKDCDKGFFSNYDDVTVHRNMIQDTHRMEAYNSAVLFYKDRIEGKVIVDVGCGTGILSIFCAKAGARKVYAIEASQMALHAKSIIEANGLSHIINVLHTTVEDATIAEEVDVIISEWMGHMLFQENMLPSVISARDRWLAVGGLVLPTSATLYMAPFSDSQRYHQKIGFWSDVDGIDMSVLIPPTTSVVCRFPSVETVEHDCLLAEPHQVIMVDMYSITSSDVDLITTSFRFHSRRSALLHGFVLWFVADFSDEAVHHDERDSIEVESAPALSTAPDAPSTHWEQTLLNCPDPLHVEEDQVIEGILTIKIDESDHRLLRICLNYGLDGELIELETQF is encoded by the exons ATGGAAAACGAAGGTAACAACGATGGCAGTGAAAATCCAGTTGCAATCACCGGAAGTGGAATCGATACCGACGGCGGTGAAAGTTTGCAGATCGGAAGTGAAATCGATACCAACGGCGGTGAAAGTGAAGAAAAACAGATCGGAAGTGAAATCGATACCAACTACGGCGGTGAAAGTCAGCAGATCGGAAGTGAAATCGATACCAACGCCGGTGAAAGTAAGGAAGAACAGATCGGAAGTGAAATCGACGGCGGTGAACGTGAGGAAGTACAGACCGTAAGTGAAACCGATGCCGACTTCCGCAAGATGTTTGGAATTTCTATTCCTCGTCAAAACATCGTCGTCGAGAATGAAGAAGCAAAGGCTGATATCATTCGTCGTCGTCGTAAGGACTGCGACAAAGGATTCTTCTCAAACTATGACGATGTCACTGTGCATCGGAATATGATACAG GACACTCATCGGATGGAGGCCTATAACTCGGCAGTGCTTTTTTATAAGGATCGCATAGAAGGGAAA GTTATTGTTGATGTTGGCTGCGGCACTGGTATTTTATCCATTTTCTGTGCAAAGGCTGGAGCTAGGAAG GTTTACGCCATTGAGGCGTCTCAGATGGCTTTACATGCTAAGAGCATTATAGAGGCCAACGGATTATCGCATATCATAAATGTGCTGCATACTACCGTTGAG GATGCAACAATAGCTGAGGAAGTTGATGTCATCATATCTGAGTGGATGGGCCACATGCTCTTCCAAGAG AACATGCTCCCGTCGGTCATTTCAGCCAGAGATCGTTGGCTTGCAGTTGGAGGATTAGTGCTTCCTACCTCTGCAACG TTGTATATGGCTCCTTTTTCTGATTCCCAGAGATATCACCAGAAGATTGGCTTCTGGTCTGATGTTGATGGCATAGATA TGTCTGTTTTAATTCCACCGACCACGTCTGTTGTTTGTCGATTTCCATCAGTAGAGACAGTTGAGCATGACTGTCTTTTGGCAGAGCCTCATCAG GTGATAATGGTCGACATGTATTCCATTACCAGTTCTGATGTTGATCTTATCACCACATCATTTAGGTTCCATTCACGGAGGAGCG CACTACTACACGGTTTCGTGCTATGGTTCGTAGCTGATTTTTCTGATGAGGCCGTTCATCATGATGAACGGGATTCTATAGAGGTTGAGTCTGCTCCAGCACTATCTACCGCTCCTGATGCACCCTCGACACACTGGGAGCAG ACTTTGTTAAACTGTCCTGATCCACTCCATGTAGAAGAAGATCAGGTGATCGAAGGAATTTTAACTATAAAAATTGACGAATCCGATCACCGACTTCTCAGAATTTGTCTGAATTATGG GTTGGATGGTGAATTGATTGAGCTTGAGACACAATTCTGA
- the LOC123899891 gene encoding DExH-box ATP-dependent RNA helicase DExH9-like isoform X1: MVSAHTSAGKTVVALYAIAMSLRNGQCVIYTSPIKALSNQKYREFKEEFSDVGLMTGDVTIDPNASCLVMTTEIWRSMQYKGSEVTREVAWIIFDEVHYMRDRERGVVWEESIVMSPKNARFVFLSATVPNAKEFADWVAKVHQQPCHIVYTDYRPTPLQHYIFPSGSEGMYLVVDEKGKFREDSFQKALNALVPAADGDRKNENAKWQKGLVLGKAAEESDIFKMVKMIIQRQYDPVILFSFSKRECEFLAMQMAKMDLNGDIEKDNIEKIFWCAMDMLSDDDKKLPQFYKFCKSSLNLQRLIMVCVCGTYY, translated from the exons atg GTGTCTGCACATACATCTGCTGGGAAAACTGTTGTGGCGTTATATGCAATTGCTATGTCGCTTCGAAATGGACAATGTGTTATCTACACTTCACCTATTAAGGCACTTAGTAATCAAAAGTATAGAGAATTTAAAGAAGAGTTTTCTGATGTTGGTTTGATGACTGGTGACGTTACCATTGATCCCAATGCTTCTTGCTTG gtcaTGACTACAGAAATTTGGCGTAGTATGCAATACAAAGGGTCTGAGGTCACCAGGGAGGTGGCTTGGATAATTTTTGATGAGGTGCATTATATGCGTGATCGCGAAAGGGGTGTGGTTTGGGAAGAGAGCATTGTTATGTCGCCAAAGAATGCCCGTTTTGTCTTCCTCTCTGCCACTGTCCCCAATGCCAAGGAATTTGCTGATTGGGTGGCAAAG GTGCACCAACAGCCTTGTCATATTGTTTATACGGATTACCGGCCAACTCCCCTTCAACATTATATTTTTCCTTCCGGAAGTGAGGGTATGTACTTGGTTGTAGATGAAAAGGGAAAATTTCGCGAAGACAGCTTTCAGAAAGCTTTGAATGCTCTTGTTCCTGCTGCTGATGGTGATAGGAAAAATGAAAATGCCAAGTGGCAAAAAGGTTTGGTGCTGGGCAAGGCTGCTGAAGAAAGTGACATATTCAAGATGGTGAAAATGATCATCCAACGTCAATACGATCCCGTGATACTGTTCAGCTTTAGCAAGAGGGAGTGTGAGTTTCTTGCAATGCAG ATGGCAAAAATGGATCTTAATGGGGATATAGAGAAGGACAAcatagaaaaaatattttggtgTGCTATGGATATGCTTTCAGATGATGATAAGAAGTTGCCTCAG TTTTACAAGTTTTGCAAGAGTTCATTGAATCTGCAACGGTTGATCATGGTCTGTGTTTGTGGCACATATTATTAG
- the LOC123899888 gene encoding protein STRUBBELIG-RECEPTOR FAMILY 2-like, producing MASGYIARFIFFVILISLADSSHVKDLHKTLNYSPVLQGWKGVGGLLHNLQNLQHLDVCSNNIVGVIPIPFRLPPNATHMNMACCIYLCKNIRQSLSTTKKLRHLNLSHTFLFGPIGNVFTGLDNLEEIDVSSHNIVGVIPIPYSLLPNSTHMNMACCIYLSKNISHSLSTTKKLRHLNLSHNFLFGLVGNVFTGLDNLEKMNIQQNLFSGILPENVQTIPNLWIGGSKLYPLGDSPLWEFPFEYVIVEHSSSCPHTTQANANENFVRKHEKIPMGRGGIAFMVDGGTLLAKGFTLLLETGFAFFILIHFNKLLLRLRSFGSSHITLVSHPVYAAEDDQVRMYLNKRSSHTKLLMLKAMQQGRRKKRKTTKAESSGGRSAENTPAVPRKKAVLIGVMYYKFGEDRLLHTLDEVEGMKTILMENFNFIDQDITILCDTNKYTHPTKVAIQRQLTLLVEEANAQDILFVYIAGHSIEFEVDKFGIWTSDSKFITDHFLSTKFMPKVPLEATLTVMINTCFAGNFMKGAIQSVNVVVFPLSESHEVTFDGHIYYEVLSGILEGETSTNIKVYRQLKKAVCALVIMGYDGLPVYCPEDLPFYCPQDKKHAKFLRW from the exons ATGGCGTCTGGTTACATTGCACGTTTCATCTTCTTCGTGATTTTGATTTCTTTGGCAGATTCCTCACATG TGAAGGACCTACACAAGACCTTGAACTACTCACCGGTGCTCCAAGGATGGAAAGGAGTTGGAGGCTTGCTCCACAATCTACAAAACTTGCAACATCT TGATGTCTGCTCTAACAACATAGTGGGTGTGATACCAATACCATTCCGTCTGCCTCCCAATGCCACACATAT GAACATGGCTTGCTGCATCTATTTGTGCAAAAATATCCGTCAGTCATTATCAACAACGAAGAAACTAAGGCATCT GAATTTAAGTCACACTTTCTTATTTGGACCCATTGGCAATGTGTTCACTGGCTTAGATAACCTGGAAGAAAT TGATGTCAGCTCTCACAACATAGTGGGTGTGATACCAATACCATACAGTCTGCTTCCCAATTCCACTCATAT GAACATGGCTTGCTGCATCTATTTGAGCAAAAATATCTCCCATTCTTTATCAACAACGAAGAAACTAAGGCATCT GAATTTAAGCCACAATTTCTTGTTTGGACTCGTTGGCAATGTGTTCACTGGCTTAGATAACCTGGAAAAAAT GAACATTCAACAGAATCTGTTTAGTGGTATTCTTCCAGAAAATGTCCAGACCATACCAAACTTATG GATTGGAGGGAGTAAGTTATATCCATTGGGTGACTCTCCTCTCTGGGAATTTCCTTTTGAATATGTTATAGTTGAGCACAGTAGCAGTTGCCCACACACAACTCAGGCAAATGCCAATGAAAACTTTGTGAGAAAACATGAGAAGATCCCCATGGGTCGTGGAGGAATAGCTTTTATGGTTGACGGAGGAACATTATTGGCAAAAGGATTCACCTTATTATTGGAAACAGGATTCGCCTTCTTCATTCTAATTCATTTTAATAAATTGCTGTTGAGGCTGAGGAGCTTTGGAAGCAGTCATATTACACTGGTGTCTCATCCTGTTTATGCAGCCGAAG ATGATCAAGTTAGAATGTATTTGAACAAGAGATCAAGCCATACAAAGTTACTCATGCTAAAGGCTATGCAGCAAGGTCGTCGTAAAAAACGAAAGACAACCAAGGCAGAAAGTAGTGGAGGAAGAAGTGCTGAAAACACACCAGCTGTGCCAAGAAAAAAGGCAGTTTTAATTGGGGTGATGTATTACAAGTTTGGAGAAGATAGACTGTTGCATACCTTAGATGAAGTCGAAGGgatgaaaacaattttaatgGAAAACTTCAATTTCATAGACCAAGATATCACGATACTGTGTGACACCAACAAGTATACGCATCCAACAAAAGTGGCAATTCAAAGACAACTAACATTGTTAGTTGAAGAAGCTAATGCACAAGATATACTTTTTGTGTATATAGCGGGACATTCCATTGAGTTTGAAGTTGATAAATTTGGAATTTGGACTTCCGATTCTAAATTTATAACGGatcattttttgtctacaaaaTTCATGCCGAAAGTGCCGCTGGAAGCGACACTAACAGTGATGATCAACACTTGCTTTGCCGGGAATTTTATGAAAGGTGCAATACAAAGCGTAAACGTGGTAGTCTTTCCACTTAGTGAATCTCATGAAGTCACCTTCGATGGACATATATATTATGAAGTTCTCAGTGGAATACTCGAAGGAGAAACTTCAACCAACATCAAGGTTTATAGACAACTTAAGAAGGCTGTGTGTGCTTTAGTTATAATGGGATATGATGGTCTTCCAGTCTACTGCCCAGAAGACCTTCCATTCTACTGCCCACAAGACAAGAAACATGCTAAGTTCCTACGATGGTAG